One segment of Engraulis encrasicolus isolate BLACKSEA-1 chromosome 7, IST_EnEncr_1.0, whole genome shotgun sequence DNA contains the following:
- the ccdc15 gene encoding coiled-coil domain-containing protein 15 isoform X2, which produces MRNQTASQVEDRSKKMSSPVKKQVSSCKRHMKKDVKQKTHDVQKTFYLMDYRILAERNPSRMAVGAWVDSVHEWEKHPTVLAAHTQELHMDILRQKEINLLRFQDAVRQRLSQQAQIRQKQQMERSCKTAEQDGRVLKQASDAAQQLSPRRGPLPSHPPGELAICSPRARWVEAREVGSRGDPTATTNPHSQQRSKAVKLVRHRLATCKTTGEGDEMSELPGGVWKSSPTRDKHGGRMSGDELSGDEEGDGDHDEESVEDEGMSLIGRHDQPLCLQNLSSSKENKVKAVCFNETEVCERLVKDPISTDLQPGGNTNVRSSTVLWPFEDQEDLKKQRQSQFLMYRRLYMDIERQQVKEVQRHRKHLQRIERIKAEKERLRHEEEERLERVKRQEEESAALAEREYRILERLRLEEEERAEAVKRQEKAQKNKEASRYIEALRAQMRERISLERVELPALCCCGDGFWDSHPDTCANNCVFYKNPKAYAQALQSVLLSCDQRDQSASHRASTRRVASMYAQSPKK; this is translated from the exons ATG CGAAACCAAACAGCATCTCAAGTGGAAGACAGGTCGAAGAAAATGAGCTCGCCGGTAAAGAAACAAGTTTCGTCATGTAAACGCCATATGAAAAAAGATGTCAAGCAAAAGACTCATGATGTCCAAAAGACGTTCTATTTGATGGACTACAGAATCTTGGCTGAAAGGAACCCATCACGAATGGCAGTAGGAGCATGGGTGGACAGTGTTCACGAATGGGAAAAACATCCAACT GTTCTTGCAGCCCACACTCAAGAGCTACACATGGACATTCTTCGACAGAAGGAAATAAATCTGCTCAGATTTCAAGATGCTGTGCGACAACGTTTGTCACAACAAGCTCAAATCCGTCAGAAACAACAGATGGAGAGGTCCTGTAAAACG GCTGAGCAGGATGGCCGGGTGCTGAAGCAGGCGAGTGATGCAGCCCAGCAGCTCAGCCCCAGGCGTGGCCCGCTGCCCTCTCACCCTCCCGGAGAGCTGGCTATCTGCTCCCCCAGGGCACGCTGGGTGGAGGCGCGAGAAGTGGGATCGAGAGGTGACCCCACCGCCACTACCAACCCGCACAGTCAGCAG cgGAGTAAAGCAGTGAAGCTCGTCCGCCACAGACTCGCCACATGCAAGACGACCGGAGAGGGCGATGAGATGTCTGAACTACCTGGAGGGGTGTGGAAAAGCTCCCCTACGAGAGAT AAACATGGAGGCCGTATGTCTGGAGATGAGTTGTcaggggatgaggagggggatGGTGATCACGATGAAGAATCAGTGGAGGACGAAGGGATGTCACTGATTGGACGGCATGATCAACCACTGTGTCTGCAGAATCTTAGTTCCTCTAAAGAGAATAAGGTCAAGGCTGTTTGTTTCAACGAAACAGAG GTCTGTGAGAGGTTGGTGAAAGACCCGATCTCAACAGATCTACAACCTGGCGGTAACACAAACGTCCGAAGCTCCACGGTACTATGGCCCTTTGAAGACCAAGAGGACCTCAAAAAACAG AGGCAGTCTCAGTTCCTGATGTACCGGCGCCTCTATATGGACATTGAGAGACAACAGGTGAAGGAGGTGCAGCGCCATCGCAAACATCTACAAAGAATCGAAAG AATAAAAGCCGAAAAGGAGCGTCTGAGGCATGAAGAGGAGGAGCGTCTGGAGAGAGTGAAGCGTCAGGAGGAGGAGAGCGCGGCGCTGGCCGAGAGGGAGTACCGCATCCTTGAGCGCCTGaggctggaggaagaggagagggcagaggcgGTGAAGAGGCAGGAGAAGGCTCAGAAGAACAAGGAGGCCTCCAg ATACATCGAGGCCCTGCGGGCGCAGATGAGGGAGCGCATCTCTCTGGAGAGGGTGGAGCTGCCCGCGCTCTGTTGCTGTGGAGACGGCTTCTGGGACTCTCACCCCGACACCTGCGCCAACAACTGTGTCTTCTACAAGAACCCCAAAG
- the ccdc15 gene encoding coiled-coil domain-containing protein 15 isoform X1, whose product MRNQTASQVEDRSKKMSSPVKKQVSSCKRHMKKDVKQKTHDVQKTFYLMDYRILAERNPSRMAVGAWVDSVHEWEKHPTVLAAHTQELHMDILRQKEINLLRFQDAVRQRLSQQAQIRQKQQMERSCKTAEQDGRVLKQASDAAQQLSPRRGPLPSHPPGELAICSPRARWVEAREVGSRGDPTATTNPHSQQRSKAVKLVRHRLATCKTTGEGDEMSELPGGVWKSSPTRDKHGGRMSGDELSGDEEGDGDHDEESVEDEGMSLIGRHDQPLCLQNLSSSKENKVKAVCFNETEQVCERLVKDPISTDLQPGGNTNVRSSTVLWPFEDQEDLKKQRQSQFLMYRRLYMDIERQQVKEVQRHRKHLQRIERIKAEKERLRHEEEERLERVKRQEEESAALAEREYRILERLRLEEEERAEAVKRQEKAQKNKEASRYIEALRAQMRERISLERVELPALCCCGDGFWDSHPDTCANNCVFYKNPKAYAQALQSVLLSCDQRDQSASHRASTRRVASMYAQSPKK is encoded by the exons ATG CGAAACCAAACAGCATCTCAAGTGGAAGACAGGTCGAAGAAAATGAGCTCGCCGGTAAAGAAACAAGTTTCGTCATGTAAACGCCATATGAAAAAAGATGTCAAGCAAAAGACTCATGATGTCCAAAAGACGTTCTATTTGATGGACTACAGAATCTTGGCTGAAAGGAACCCATCACGAATGGCAGTAGGAGCATGGGTGGACAGTGTTCACGAATGGGAAAAACATCCAACT GTTCTTGCAGCCCACACTCAAGAGCTACACATGGACATTCTTCGACAGAAGGAAATAAATCTGCTCAGATTTCAAGATGCTGTGCGACAACGTTTGTCACAACAAGCTCAAATCCGTCAGAAACAACAGATGGAGAGGTCCTGTAAAACG GCTGAGCAGGATGGCCGGGTGCTGAAGCAGGCGAGTGATGCAGCCCAGCAGCTCAGCCCCAGGCGTGGCCCGCTGCCCTCTCACCCTCCCGGAGAGCTGGCTATCTGCTCCCCCAGGGCACGCTGGGTGGAGGCGCGAGAAGTGGGATCGAGAGGTGACCCCACCGCCACTACCAACCCGCACAGTCAGCAG cgGAGTAAAGCAGTGAAGCTCGTCCGCCACAGACTCGCCACATGCAAGACGACCGGAGAGGGCGATGAGATGTCTGAACTACCTGGAGGGGTGTGGAAAAGCTCCCCTACGAGAGAT AAACATGGAGGCCGTATGTCTGGAGATGAGTTGTcaggggatgaggagggggatGGTGATCACGATGAAGAATCAGTGGAGGACGAAGGGATGTCACTGATTGGACGGCATGATCAACCACTGTGTCTGCAGAATCTTAGTTCCTCTAAAGAGAATAAGGTCAAGGCTGTTTGTTTCAACGAAACAGAG CAGGTCTGTGAGAGGTTGGTGAAAGACCCGATCTCAACAGATCTACAACCTGGCGGTAACACAAACGTCCGAAGCTCCACGGTACTATGGCCCTTTGAAGACCAAGAGGACCTCAAAAAACAG AGGCAGTCTCAGTTCCTGATGTACCGGCGCCTCTATATGGACATTGAGAGACAACAGGTGAAGGAGGTGCAGCGCCATCGCAAACATCTACAAAGAATCGAAAG AATAAAAGCCGAAAAGGAGCGTCTGAGGCATGAAGAGGAGGAGCGTCTGGAGAGAGTGAAGCGTCAGGAGGAGGAGAGCGCGGCGCTGGCCGAGAGGGAGTACCGCATCCTTGAGCGCCTGaggctggaggaagaggagagggcagaggcgGTGAAGAGGCAGGAGAAGGCTCAGAAGAACAAGGAGGCCTCCAg ATACATCGAGGCCCTGCGGGCGCAGATGAGGGAGCGCATCTCTCTGGAGAGGGTGGAGCTGCCCGCGCTCTGTTGCTGTGGAGACGGCTTCTGGGACTCTCACCCCGACACCTGCGCCAACAACTGTGTCTTCTACAAGAACCCCAAAG
- the ccdc15 gene encoding coiled-coil domain-containing protein 15 isoform X3, translated as MSSPVKKQVSSCKRHMKKDVKQKTHDVQKTFYLMDYRILAERNPSRMAVGAWVDSVHEWEKHPTVLAAHTQELHMDILRQKEINLLRFQDAVRQRLSQQAQIRQKQQMERSCKTAEQDGRVLKQASDAAQQLSPRRGPLPSHPPGELAICSPRARWVEAREVGSRGDPTATTNPHSQQRSKAVKLVRHRLATCKTTGEGDEMSELPGGVWKSSPTRDKHGGRMSGDELSGDEEGDGDHDEESVEDEGMSLIGRHDQPLCLQNLSSSKENKVKAVCFNETEQVCERLVKDPISTDLQPGGNTNVRSSTVLWPFEDQEDLKKQRQSQFLMYRRLYMDIERQQVKEVQRHRKHLQRIERIKAEKERLRHEEEERLERVKRQEEESAALAEREYRILERLRLEEEERAEAVKRQEKAQKNKEASRYIEALRAQMRERISLERVELPALCCCGDGFWDSHPDTCANNCVFYKNPKAYAQALQSVLLSCDQRDQSASHRASTRRVASMYAQSPKK; from the exons ATGAGCTCGCCGGTAAAGAAACAAGTTTCGTCATGTAAACGCCATATGAAAAAAGATGTCAAGCAAAAGACTCATGATGTCCAAAAGACGTTCTATTTGATGGACTACAGAATCTTGGCTGAAAGGAACCCATCACGAATGGCAGTAGGAGCATGGGTGGACAGTGTTCACGAATGGGAAAAACATCCAACT GTTCTTGCAGCCCACACTCAAGAGCTACACATGGACATTCTTCGACAGAAGGAAATAAATCTGCTCAGATTTCAAGATGCTGTGCGACAACGTTTGTCACAACAAGCTCAAATCCGTCAGAAACAACAGATGGAGAGGTCCTGTAAAACG GCTGAGCAGGATGGCCGGGTGCTGAAGCAGGCGAGTGATGCAGCCCAGCAGCTCAGCCCCAGGCGTGGCCCGCTGCCCTCTCACCCTCCCGGAGAGCTGGCTATCTGCTCCCCCAGGGCACGCTGGGTGGAGGCGCGAGAAGTGGGATCGAGAGGTGACCCCACCGCCACTACCAACCCGCACAGTCAGCAG cgGAGTAAAGCAGTGAAGCTCGTCCGCCACAGACTCGCCACATGCAAGACGACCGGAGAGGGCGATGAGATGTCTGAACTACCTGGAGGGGTGTGGAAAAGCTCCCCTACGAGAGAT AAACATGGAGGCCGTATGTCTGGAGATGAGTTGTcaggggatgaggagggggatGGTGATCACGATGAAGAATCAGTGGAGGACGAAGGGATGTCACTGATTGGACGGCATGATCAACCACTGTGTCTGCAGAATCTTAGTTCCTCTAAAGAGAATAAGGTCAAGGCTGTTTGTTTCAACGAAACAGAG CAGGTCTGTGAGAGGTTGGTGAAAGACCCGATCTCAACAGATCTACAACCTGGCGGTAACACAAACGTCCGAAGCTCCACGGTACTATGGCCCTTTGAAGACCAAGAGGACCTCAAAAAACAG AGGCAGTCTCAGTTCCTGATGTACCGGCGCCTCTATATGGACATTGAGAGACAACAGGTGAAGGAGGTGCAGCGCCATCGCAAACATCTACAAAGAATCGAAAG AATAAAAGCCGAAAAGGAGCGTCTGAGGCATGAAGAGGAGGAGCGTCTGGAGAGAGTGAAGCGTCAGGAGGAGGAGAGCGCGGCGCTGGCCGAGAGGGAGTACCGCATCCTTGAGCGCCTGaggctggaggaagaggagagggcagaggcgGTGAAGAGGCAGGAGAAGGCTCAGAAGAACAAGGAGGCCTCCAg ATACATCGAGGCCCTGCGGGCGCAGATGAGGGAGCGCATCTCTCTGGAGAGGGTGGAGCTGCCCGCGCTCTGTTGCTGTGGAGACGGCTTCTGGGACTCTCACCCCGACACCTGCGCCAACAACTGTGTCTTCTACAAGAACCCCAAAG